The genomic stretch CGGACAGGATTCAACCGGAGTCGCAGAGTTCCGATCTGGAGTTCAACCCCAATTGCTGAAATCGGGGCGGTGTTTCGGCGGGCGATTCCGGTACAAGGCTCGGCGCTTCAGTATCCGACCATGTTGGCGCAAAAGTTCGTGCAGGCACGGCGAACTCGGCAGCGAAGACGCGAGGTTTCGCCGATTCGAACACACGTTTTTGCGCGGAGCGGTGTCAGAGTTTGAGGAGCACTTCGATCTTACCTAACGCCTCATGCAGCACCACCGCTGGTACCTGCGTGATCGGGCTTACTTGGCGGCTCCTCCAGTCCAGACTTTTGATTTGATCTACCAGCGCAACCCCGTGGACCGGCAGGCCCGCAGGAAGCGCCACTTCGAACGGGTAGCCCTTCTTCTGGCTCGTGATGGGGCAGAAGAGCGCGAGCCCAGCCTTGCTATTGTAGCTGCCCGGGGAGAGGGTAAGCGCCGGACGCCGTCCCGCCTGCTCGTGGCCTGACTGTGGATTGAAGCTGATCCAGACGATGTCGCCGCGTTCGGGGATATATTCCGCCTCGCTCACCAGGCCTCCTTGCCCAGGGGAGGCCCGGAATTCACTTCTCCGTGCACGTTGTCGGCGGTGATGCCCGCCAGCAGCTCGTCGAGCGTGAATGGAGCAGGCGAGGTTTTTTCAACCACGAGACGTCCGTCCATGAGGGAGATCTCCACTTCGGCACCCCGGGTGATCCCGACCTCCTGCGCGAAGGAACTGGGGATTCGAAGGCCCAAGCTGTTGCCCCACTTCTGAATCTGAACACGCATGGTGGTTTCCTCGAGAGCGTGGAACGCTGCATGTGGATATACAAAGAATATCCATGGGGAAGCCGTAGATCAACCCGGCGGCGTTCTGCGCCATGTCCGACGGCACCGTGGCGCGGGGGGACACAATGGAAGCGTCCCACAAGCGTCCGGGTGGGGCAAGGTGTCTATGGCTGCATACGATTCAGACGAGGTGTCGCGGAGTCCTGCCGAAGGGGCGGGCCGCTGCTTTGGCGAGCGGGGAACACGCCGTGCGCTCGGCTGTAATCGTACGTCCGTTCCAACGGCACTTCCCCCGAACCGTGAGTCTCCATGAAGCTGACGACGTACGCCCGGGCCGCCTGGGTCCCGGCGGCCGGCGCGCTGCTGCTGGCCGGCGGCCTCCAGGCGCAGACGGCCCCCAGCGCGCCCGGCATCGACCCGGCCAACTTCGACCTGACCGTGCGGCCGCAGGACGACTTCTACCGCTACGTGAACGGCACGTGGCTGCGGAACGCGCAGATCCCGGCCGACCGCTCCACCACCGGCGCCTTCATCGACCTGCGCGACCGCAGCGAGAACGCGCTC from Longimicrobiaceae bacterium encodes the following:
- a CDS encoding AbrB/MazE/SpoVT family DNA-binding domain-containing protein; amino-acid sequence: MRVQIQKWGNSLGLRIPSSFAQEVGITRGAEVEISLMDGRLVVEKTSPAPFTLDELLAGITADNVHGEVNSGPPLGKEAW
- the mazF gene encoding endoribonuclease MazF; protein product: MSEAEYIPERGDIVWISFNPQSGHEQAGRRPALTLSPGSYNSKAGLALFCPITSQKKGYPFEVALPAGLPVHGVALVDQIKSLDWRSRQVSPITQVPAVVLHEALGKIEVLLKL